Proteins from one Bacteroides mediterraneensis genomic window:
- the pstC gene encoding phosphate ABC transporter permease subunit PstC, protein MQDKIFKVLLILSAIVIPVIGGGIIYSLTVDASGAFETFGFWNFIFSDDWVTTAGKESYGALPFITGTLLTTLLALLMCIPFSLPVALFTGEYFRGKKIAAILGTVIDLLAGIPSIIYGLWGFYVLRTVFMHLNLSPQGSGILTASFVLAIMIVPYAASLSSEFIKMVPSDLKEGAYAMGATRAEVIRRVIFPMAGSGIFSSYILAIGRALGETMTVTMLIGNTNQMPDTLRTTGNTMASIIANQFGEADGLKLSSLIAIGLLLFLITAIINIIGKILIRRARHV, encoded by the coding sequence ATGCAAGACAAAATTTTTAAAGTCTTACTTATCTTATCGGCGATTGTGATACCAGTCATTGGTGGGGGAATTATTTACTCCCTCACCGTTGACGCTTCTGGAGCTTTTGAAACATTCGGCTTCTGGAACTTCATTTTCTCGGACGACTGGGTGACCACCGCCGGCAAAGAAAGTTATGGCGCTCTTCCTTTTATTACAGGTACACTGCTGACCACGTTGCTGGCCTTGCTGATGTGTATTCCTTTTTCTCTTCCTGTCGCATTGTTTACCGGTGAGTATTTCCGCGGAAAGAAAATTGCCGCCATACTGGGAACAGTGATTGATTTGCTGGCAGGTATTCCTTCTATTATCTATGGTTTGTGGGGATTTTATGTACTTCGTACGGTGTTTATGCACTTGAATCTGTCGCCGCAAGGTTCGGGTATTCTGACCGCTTCGTTTGTGCTGGCCATCATGATTGTACCCTATGCGGCTTCGCTGAGCTCGGAATTCATCAAGATGGTTCCTTCCGATTTGAAGGAGGGGGCTTATGCCATGGGAGCGACACGGGCAGAAGTAATCCGGCGAGTGATTTTCCCGATGGCGGGTTCCGGTATTTTCTCTTCGTATATTCTGGCTATCGGCCGCGCATTGGGAGAAACGATGACCGTGACGATGCTGATTGGAAACACTAACCAGATGCCCGACACACTGCGTACCACGGGAAACACCATGGCGAGTATCATTGCCAACCAGTTTGGAGAAGCGGATGGTTTGAAGCTGTCTTCACTGATAGCTATCGGATTGCTGTTGTTCTTGATTACAGCCATTATCAATATCATCGGTAAGATTCTGATTCGTCGTGCCCGTCATGTCTAA